The DNA region gattatttcaaaccaaatttggttaaacaataaagtcacaaaagtGGAAGAGTGCAACATACCTATTTGTTATgtgatgttttactgtacaaagaTGAAGGGCTCAGGTGGTTCAATTTCGAGCAGATAGatgttaattatttcatgaatatGCGTGGAATAATGCTATATGCAGTAATggtctattttgaaaattatcaattatggaTAAATGATTTATAAGAATCtaaacaatgagtataaattaaCAGCTGATGACATTAGGAAGCTGAGTgtaaggttcacagatataaaataattaaataaattcaatgagCCTTTGATGTCCTAAACATAAAAACCCAGataattgcacattttttttgaaatatatttacattccaaatattttttgcatgtaaagtctGTGAAAAGATACTGCagttattatagcattgaatcatgattttttgaagtatacactctcataactgcagcagtgtgtgcatacaaattgagtaacgcgcgttagcttgttatgaaaatttgtatgcacacaccgctgcagttatgagagtgaatacgtcaaaaaatcatgatttaatgcttatatttacattttttaacttctcgccttgtctgcaaatgcgattcataccttaaaattcctatcttatcctaagggtaagttaatattaatggaagagccacagtaacagccacaagcgtgaactttgattttcgcttgtgacgttgcagtttacagcgtttaACGTTTGTGACGTTATAAcaaaaactcgtcaatttgacctttgactactggttgcatttagaggcatttgaagatcacagaatttaatggaaaaacacagtagaatgtaaatatatcacatATGCATACAGgacaagaagttaaaaaatgtaattataagcattaaatcattattttttgaaagatatagtttcataactgcagcggtgtgtgcatacaaactttcataacgcgctagcgcgcgttactcaatttgtatgcacacaccgcagCAGTTATGAAactatatcttaaaaaaaaatgattcaatgcttaaataacactgtctctttgaaatcacacaTAGAGttcgaaaagtgtcaatcactgaCTGAATAGGTACTGtgagaaaatatcataaaacagatgttgaattttaaatgtaaagtccataataaaagttattattgaccagtgaattttgcacggtgatagTCATAATCATGCAAAATGTTTTCGGAAACAACCTTTAAAAGTCTGATCGACTGGGTACAATAGGCTCTGAGAATAATGTGGTATAACTATGACCTATAACTATGACTGCATGcttgtttatgaaatatattttactgaTTTTCTTTGTGCTTTACTAGTTCTCCaaaattttaatctttgaaaatataagCAACCcatggaaatttttaaaagataattttcaACAAATACATGATTATTATATCATTCGATATATAGAATTATTAAAGAATTCAAATACATAGAAGATGAATTTAAGTGTGCAAATCGATGTGAAGTGAATTTCAAAGGTTCTATGGCTTACATGAACATTATGGCACCATGTACtattgtataaatgtatttgtgCCAACTAGGCAACGGATAGACAATATCTACAATATCTCCGTCACATGcttctatattttgtaatatataaAGGGGGATCGGttctgtcctcaagcacctgtggaCGATTTCAGttgtaaactacatgaacaATTTAAGCTGATaggtatctatttttttttttaaaacaaacgacACGAAATTGATATAGCATTGTTaagtaaaaattgataaagaggTGATtgtgatatacatatatacgtATTCATGAGCGACTGGTAAACCTTTGAATTTTTTGCTGTACTTATAGGTATTTTCCTGTTAATAAGTACCAATTTTAAGTGGGAATTCAAATTCATCTTTTAATTAAACgaatttataataaatacaaatttattcACAAGATCATTTCCGGATAAGGGATAAGGGAAATTTAAATAAGGAAGATAAACAATCATTCATCATGATCAAGTTTTGAGAACACAGGGAGTTTCGTAGGGTAAACATTTGAGGCAGGGGAAAATGCTTGCACCATTTCTTTTAGCTGTATCCTTTATCTGCGTTTCCTGTTACAGGCCGGTAGTCTTGGTCCATGGGATGTTTGGATCTGCTCCCAGTGAATTCGGAAAAACTTTCGAAAACTGGATTAAAAGTGTAAGTATCTAGGCCCTATATCGTTTGACAATTCGATGCATCGCTTGTTATTTTAGAGGTTTTGGTAAAAACgaacaattttgattaattgtATTACGAAATGACTGATTAATAAGAATACAACTAACGTCCGTTATCCCTAAAAGGAGTATGGTCACGATGTTGGCCAAATTCTAATTTTCtgatattaatatttacaatgctttatatCTGAGAGTCATTCATGGAGTTATGAGAAAGATActgagctcacaattctttgtaatgtaaacaatgctCGTGCCCTgtaattgtttacatatcaatataaaccagttaaaaatatttttaagctgatttatctatctttttatttacttttatcatagataaacagttcctaacgtttaacacattcatttttggtctaaaactggaattttcacatcaacattcaaaatgtaaacaaacgctttgtgtacatagcaaagaattttaagctctgtaactagctaataactcaacgaatgacacttaaattttgattgactataagaaatgccttactgaagcatggtaaacattaaaatcataaaaataatttttgaccaaaatcgtgaccatgccccttttatAGTAATGGATGAGAatagatatatgaaaaaaaaatagtatcaTATTCAAACATGTTGAAATTATTTGTGATAATCTGATCAACATTAAAGAACAAGAAAGTTTccaatctgaaaaataaaaaatctagaTTCGCCCACGTATAAAACTGCATGTATTTGGTGATACACGCGAACAGAGTTACAGATTTTGTTTCAAACAAAAAGaataatgatatgaaaaattgaatattattatataaactttatataaacataaacatgtATAGTGTCACCGTGGcttaaagaatatatatgttaaatataacacattgtatatataactcAAACACTTTCCTTATTGTGGACAGCTGTCAATTGGACAGGAAAACCgatgattaaaatcaaaatgatttcCTTAAATTGAATCCCTTTTCATTTCATCCAATTTGTTGTAAATCTATTCAGAACAAGGATCGATATATGCAtgtttcctgaaaattttgtttactgTCTTTCATCgatatttttattggaaaaattGAGACTGTATATTAAagtgacttttttttattacaggAACATAATGGCACTATAATCTATGCTATTCGAATGTTTGAGAAGCTGTGCAGCCTACGTCCAATGTGGTACCAGATAGGAAAAATCAATGAACAAGTACGGGAAATCATGAGGGGACACCCAGAAGGGGTCCACTTTGTTTGCTATTCGCAAGGTACTTGCTATGCTCTATGTTTGGTTGACTCATTTAACTCgataaaattttgaatcaaaCAGAAAAGACTgacatatttgatttttattaataaaagtatGCATATGACTACtcgttacatgtatgtatactttCATTTTCGGATTGAAATATGTCGTAAGAACATTACACAAACGTTAAATACATTTactttctaataaaaaaaattaaaattaaaattatgttatttattacTTTCTTTAGGAGGCTTGCTGTGTCGTGGAATCGTTTCCTCAATGAATCACAACGTACACAACTTTATTTCCTTGTCTTCTCCCCAGGCAGGACAGTACGGAAGTAAGTACACGTAAAAGTCGCCGTGGCTTCCGTCAACCATACACTTAATTTAAGGTAAtcttacatttaaaatatttagacaAACATTACTGGCATAAACAGTCAGTGATCACATTCATATACACATGTAGTTGCTCAGCATGCATAATTTAAAGAACTTCCGAACGTGCGCAATTGTCTGCTTTCTGCTTGCAATACAtatgtataccaaatgatagttTGTCCATCCATTAATGgaaacatataattatgtatggTAGGTTTATGATACAATTTTACCCCAATCActaatcaatttatataattaaagatAATGAATATTGAGTGCATGTAACATGTCCTGTTTTAGTAAAAATTATCTTCCTTTCTATTCATGGTAACATTTCATGACGACATTAACGTGTTACATCAACTGTTCAATATTATTTGTAGTTCCAAGAAAATGGGATAGATACATGCCAGCGAACTGTATAAAAACTAACATCTATAAGTGAGTGCTATTATGAGGCTGTTTTCATAATTGATGTgttcaaatgaataaaaaccacctgttaattaaatttatttcttgtgAAATTAACATTTCGTTTCGCAAACAGGtttttttatacacattttGTCCAAAATCATCTGTCCGTTGCAAATTATTGGAATGGTGAGTAGATTCAAAAGATGCATAGAGTGTTGCTATTTCAATAACTTAaatgaatacatatttactgtaatttatatgttttattttaccgCTACTAGATCCGCATCACCAAACTCTGTATCGAAACTATTCTGTGTTCCTCTCACATCTTGACGGATCCACGCCTTCGCCAAATATGAGTGGTGTGTTGACACATATTTTGTTTgcgtaaaaatatacatgtaattagaaaTTGAGcggttttatatattttatggagTATTAAACATTCTATATTAATCTATAGCAAGCGTCGTTTAGTTATAAATTCAATGGTATTAAACATATAATCCTTTAATTTATTGAGCAGTGTACAGTCATGTACTTTTTCTGTCGTTTAAACAAACCTGTTTTGGTGTAATTCTGTTTCAATCAAAcatgttttggaaggaaaacCCAACAGTTTATTGGTTTGAACCGAATTTTATTCTTAGAGTACAAgaggaattttttaaaactccaTCGATTAGTTCTGATTGGAGGCCCGGATGATGATGTTGTGACGCCTTGGCAATCCAGGTAACGACGGatttaatatgatatatgaCCAATTTGACAAGATTTTGTACTTTACATGGtacaatttttattgaaatcgCTAACTATTCAATTCTTTACGTATACTTGTATGAATACAATTGACTTTGCAGTCATTTTAGTTTTTACGACGAAAATGAAAATGTCGTAGAAATGAAGAAACAAAAGGTAAGataaattgtagaaaatttatCCCAATTTCTTAATGGAAATCTTAAATGTACTCAACTTAACACAAGTTCATAACATTCACTTGACAACTCAAtcttcagtaaaaaaaataaccattaaaTTAAACCAACGTTCTTGGGATTTAGAGAGTCCTATTAGAgtttatattatatgaaaacctgTTCTGATCGGTTATACTTTGgtttttacaacaaaatgttTCTGAACATTTCCTTTTGAATTTTCCCATATGCAGTTAATAATGTAAACCATAACCTTTGTGCGTTTATGATATCTTTTTAATTGGTGTATCCAGTTCTTTCAGGATGACAGTTTTGGACTGCAAACGCTCTATAATATGAAAAGGGTCCATATTCATA from Crassostrea angulata isolate pt1a10 chromosome 7, ASM2561291v2, whole genome shotgun sequence includes:
- the LOC128157463 gene encoding lysosomal thioesterase PPT2-A-like isoform X2, with product MLAPFLLAVSFICVSCYRPVVLVHGMFGSAPSEFGKTFENWIKSEHNGTIIYAIRMFEKLCSLRPMWYQIGKINEQVREIMRGHPEGVHFVCYSQGGLLCRGIVSSMNHNVHNFISLSSPQAGQYGIPRKWDRYMPANCIKTNIYKFFYTHFVQNHLSVANYWNDPHHQTLYRNYSVFLSHLDGSTPSPNMSEYKRNFLKLHRLVLIGGPDDDVVTPWQSSHFSFYDENENVVEMKKQKDDSFGLQTLYNMKRVHIHTFPGVVHKKWYANRTVFNSAILPYLT
- the LOC128157463 gene encoding lysosomal thioesterase PPT2-A-like isoform X1, which gives rise to MLAPFLLAVSFICVSCYRPVVLVHGMFGSAPSEFGKTFENWIKSEHNGTIIYAIRMFEKLCSLRPMWYQIGKINEQVREIMRGHPEGVHFVCYSQGGLLCRGIVSSMNHNVHNFISLSSPQAGQYGIPRKWDRYMPANCIKTNIYKFFYTHFVQNHLSVANYWNDPHHQTLYRNYSVFLSHLDGSTPSPNMSEYKRNFLKLHRLVLIGGPDDDVVTPWQSSHFSFYDENENVVEMKKQKFFQDDSFGLQTLYNMKRVHIHTFPGVVHKKWYANRTVFNSAILPYLT